GATGCCTggcctctcatgaaataaataaaaacaaacctctAGAAGATCTATGAAAGAATGGTCTGGGAGGAGGCGTAGTGTATGTGGCATTGagctctcaggcatgagacccTGAGCTCAGTCCTCGGTGgtgcttgtgccagagtgatgtctggttatctctttctctctcctatcatttctcatgaataaatataataaataagatcttaaaaagaaaaatattggggCCGACTGGTGGtcgtgcacttggttgagtgcacatgttacaatgcgcaaggattgggagtcggatggtagcgcagcgggttaagcgcaggtggcgcaaagcacaagggccggcattaaggatcccggttcgaaccccggctccccacctgcaggggagtcgcttcacaggcagtgacgcaagtctgcaggtgtctgtctttctctccccctctctgtcttcccctcctctctcccatttctctctgtcctatccaacaacgatgagagcgataacaacaataataatcactacaacaataaaacaacaagagcaagaaaagggaaaaaaacgcaCAAAGATCTAGATTGGAGCCCTCagtccctccctgcaggaggaaagcttcatgagtggtgaagcagtgttgcaggtgtctctctgtctctccccctctctctttattgttgttgtgtttgttgttgttattgctgctgctgctgctgttgttagatgggacagagagaaatggagagaggaggggaagatggggagagaaagacagacacctgcagacctgcttcaccgcttgcaggcggggagcggggatcgttaccccagtccttgtgctttgtgccatgtgcatttaacccgctgcgctaccgcctgaccccctgcctctccctctctatcacccccttccctcttaattttctggctgtctctacccaataaataaagattttaaaaataatgaaagatcTATGAAAAAGAAGGAGATTGAGACCAAAGTACTCCTCTGGCATATACATTGCCGGGGATCAAATGCAGGGTCTCACACActcagccccctccccagccacTGGAATAAAGTGACTGCTCTGGACCGGGCAATGGCACACTGctgagcacacatcacagtactcaaggacctaggttcaaacccccaggtcctcacctgcaagtggaaggaagcttcatgagcagtaaaacagtgctgcagatgtcggTCTCCATCTGTGTCTCCCTATCCACTCtcaagtctctctctgtttctatcaaataaaataaatatataaataaggatAAAGTGGCAGCTCTGATAAGTGCTTCCGAGGAGAGCCCCACAGCAGCTGCTCCTGGCCAGTCTGGTGGGTGTAGAGGGCTTGTGCTTTCACCAAGTGACTGCTTTTCAAGCTCTGACTCCAGCCGTGCCCTGTGCTGTGTGTCAGGGCCATGGTGGCCATCCTCAGGCTGACCCCCTCCCACCAAGCTGGCAGAGAAACAGGGCCGCGGTGAGCCAGGTGCAGAGTGGGCGCTGACAGCGGGCTGTCTCTGCAGctggagaaggaggagcagaTTCACAGCGTGGACATTGGGAACGACGGCTCAGCCTTCGTGGAAGTGCTGGTGGGCAGCTCGGCCggaggggctggggagcaggaCTATGAGGTAACTGAGCTGGCCCTTGAGGTGGGTCCCTGCCGAACCTTTGGGGTGGCCTGGGGGGCATCATTACCCTTCTTTCCCTGCCCCTCGCCCCCACCCCTGGGCCTCTGGGTGCCAGGTTGACCCACAGGTGATTTACTGCCCTCTGAAGAAGTTCCATTCAGAGGAGGCAGAGTTGATGCAGAAGATAAACCACGCGAGGCAGGGGTGAGTCTGCACAGGAGAGCAGAGGAGCAGAGGACGGGGCTGTGCTCAGGGGTAGTCACTGCTTTAGAGCCGAACCGCACGCCCCTCCACCCCAAAGCCCTCAAAGTCGTCCCAGCAAGTGAGGCTCCGTCTCCTGAGGGACGCCTTCGCTGTCACAAGTGCTTGCACGGAGAAAGGCCCTTCGCTCTGGGAGGAGTAGCAGAGCCTTGAGAGCGTTGGCCTGGGCCTTTATTTCCCGGCTGGATTAATCCGTCGGAGCTGGGCTGTGAAGTCATCACTAGCCACCTAGCTGATAGCACAGTGTTTTGGGGTGAAGCCACAGCTATAATGAAGAGAGTGTACAGTTGCATGTGAATCAGTGAATTTTCCCACCTAACGTGGCcagtctgtttatttatttattattacattttgcctccagggttattgccggggctcggtgcctgcaccacgaatccactgctcccggaggctattttttcccctttgttgcccccccccttttttttgtcgttgttgtggttattattgttgttattgatgttgttgttgttggataggtctttttatttttaaagatcgattttgatcacacacacacacacagacacacacactcagctctgacatatggtgccagggattgaacctggggcctcagtctCCATGAAAGTCTGTTCCCCGCctcttctatctccccagcctcataCAATGTTTTAAGTGAGGTATATTCAGTGTATGGGACAGTGCACATTTTAATGTGCTGGTCATAGTATTTCAGTAAATGATACATACCTGTGTGGCCGCCCCCAGCTGGAGATGGAAACAGAGAGCCTTCAGGCACCCCTGAAAGTCCCCTTATGTCCTCTGTGGGCACTCCTTCCACCCCCAGCACACAGTCAGCCTCTGACCTCTTTTCTGCACTAATGACAAAGACACTTTGGACTGTCCTAGAACTTTCATAGATGGGATCTTACAGTGTGTGctgtgctgggtgtgtgtgtggcttcTCTCACCCCCGGTGCTGTTTCCTTGAGGTCCTTTCATCCCATGCACACTCGAGTGGCTTATTCTCCCAGACTGTTGAGAGTGCCTCATTGTCAGCAGAAACGACACTTGTCCATTCTCTGGCGATGGCATCTGGGCTTTTGCCAgatgtttcttgtttgttttgttgtgtctttaaccagaacactgctcagctctgacctatggaggtgctggggcttGAGTCTGAGCTTTGCTGTCCACTGACCCACCTCCAGGCTGCAAATcagccttgtttgtttgttttgctttgttttttccaaAGTGGCTGTACCATTTCACATTTCCTTTGATATATAAGAGCTCTCATTGCTCTGCATCCTGACGTAAACACTTGATACTGCCTCTTTgtaatttgcattttcctgagAATTAATGACATTGTATCACCTTTCATGGGCTTATTAGCCATCTAGTTCTCTTATGAAATGCCCAGTCAGCTcttgtgcttatttatttatttttaattgggttgtttgtctttttatcaTGGGCGTTaaccatgtattttatttttcagttgttttctttttaaatatgtgtgtTTAGATCTTTCCCTTGGTTCGCAACATGCCCTGACAGTGTCTTTTGCTGAGCAAGAGCCAATGAAGTCCAGTCTAGTGAGGTTTTGTCTGAATGGTTGGTGCGTGCTTTGGCCTGCAGGTGACCTTTGCCTATCCCAAGTGCTATAGACAGAAGTGCCCGGGctcgtggtggtgcaggggattgaacctgggactttggagcctcaggcatgagagtctctttgcatagccattatgctgtctacccctgcccaccatttttttatatttatttattttcccttttgtttcccttgttgtaattattgttgttgttattgatgttgtcgtcattgttggataggacagagagaaatggagagaggaggggaagacagagggggagagaaagagagacacctgcagacctgctttaccgcctgtgaagtgactcccctgcaggtggggagccgggggcttgaaccgggatccttattcctgtccttgcgcttcgtgccacatgtgcttaacccgctgtgctactgtccaactcccttttTGCATCTTTTTAAGAAGCTTCAAATAaatgaggaggagagggagagacagaactgAGTACTGTTCTACCGTCTGTGAGCTTtccctctggtgctgtggtgcccccatgtggtgctaggactcaaacccaggactctTCCCATGGTCTTACTGGGTGAACTGTCTCCGGCCCCTCAGCCTATACCTGTGCAGACATTTGTGTGAGTGTCAGTCTTCGTGAATGCTCTCTACTAGGAGGGCTCTGACTTGGAAAACTCTGGGAGAATATTATTTTCATTACTACTGTTAACATTATTActatattttgccaccaggattaccatTGTGGCTTAGTtcctgcacgacaaatccactgctcctagtggccattccctctttctattttatttgacaggacatcaagcaatagagagggaaaggagaggtagagagggagggagaaagagagacacctgcagcactgtttcactgcttgtgaagcttcctttctgcggGTGGTGGCCAGAGCCTTAATCCCTAAAATTCTAGAAAAATTTAGGCAGATTCTTCACATATGGCAGTGAAGGACCCTTTTGCAGCCTTGCCTGGGGCAGGACCCATTGGAGGCCCTGACACTTGAGAACAGTCTAGAGAGCTGAGGCCTGTCTGGGCCTGAGCAAGTCCTGGTGACTCCCTCACCCTTGGCCCTGTTGCCTGCCCAGCCCTTGGTGGGGAGGGGTCAGCTAAGCCGGCGGGTCTGCTCCTCAGTCACCAGTCACTGTACCCTTCTCCCAGGTCCTGCTGGTCACCTCGTCTTTCATGTCCCCTTCCGAGAGTCGTAGTAACTCGAACCCTAACCGAGTCCGTATTTTTGGGCCTGACAAGCTGGTCCGGGCCGCAGCTGAGAAGCGCTGGGACCGAATCAAGGTGGTCTGCAGCCAGCCCTACAGCAAGGTACCTGGAGGGGTGTGTGGCAGGGCAGGGTCTGTCAGCCTGGGAGAAGGAGCTCAGTGCCCACAGCAGGTCCCCAGGGCTCTGGAAGGCCTGACGGCTGGTCCCCCACCCTGGTTGGCTGGAGGCCTGGTTCTCTGCAGACCGTCTGGGCAGGTCGAGgataggagagaggcagactagagaagtggcttgggggggggggggcaggtggtggcgcacctggttgagcccacgcattacagcgcacaaggacccgggttcaagaccctggtccctacctgcagggcagaagcttcatgagtggtgaagcagggctgcaggtgtctgtttttctccttctctgtcttcccctcccttctcattttttctctgtctctttatctaataaataaataaatgacttattTACAAAAGAGAGAAGTGGCATTGGTGCATCTGGTGAAGAGCACACTTtgcagtgcaccaggacctgggttcaagttcctaatCCCCAgctgtggggagaagcttcattagtgatgaggcagatctgtaggtgtctctctgtatctctcagtctctctctccagtaaataaaaatgcattCCTAAGGAGTAGTGGTCTTGGAAATTGCCCCTGGCCTTAACCTCATGTGACCTAGAATCGGACCCCAAGTTTGGGGTCCAGGCCACTGAGCTTTGTGGGCTTAGGCAAGGGACATGGCCTTTCTGGTCTGGCTTTCCTTGTTCTCACGGGGTTCCTGTGAGTTGGGGTGCTGAGCTGTGGTGACAGTTAGGGTGCATTCCTTGCCCATGGAGCGGTCCTGGGGGAGCTAGGAAGATTCCTCCTACCCCCGAGAACCAGGCTCCTTCCCTCTTATGCCTCTGAACTAGGCAGCTGAGAGGAAGGAGCTTCAGCCTGCTGTCCTCCATAGTAGAGCGTGGCACTTGCTCGGGCCACAGGCAGGAACCAGCCACAAGGGAGGAGGGGTCTGTCACGAGGGAGGAGGGGTCTGTCCTGAGGCCTTGCCAGCGCTCTGTGTGTAGAGCACTAATGCACAGAAGGAATCTGAGAGGCCCAGAGCCAGGACTCAGTGCCAGTCTGGTGTTTTCACCAGAAAGGGGCTCGGGCCCAGCCTCCGGCCTTCTCCAGACTCCTGACTGACCCCAGTCCTCCCTCACCAGGATTCCCCCTATGGCCTGAGTTTTATCCGGTTTCACAGCCCCCCAGACAAAGATGAAGTAGAAGCCTCCCCCCAGGTAAGCTCTGCCCAGCACCCCGCAGAGCCCGCTCCCTCTTCACCCCGTCCCCAGCAGCCTGCCCACAGCATTCACTTTGTGGCGCCCTAGAAAGTGACCAAGCTTGGCCAGTTCCGCgtgaaggaggaggatgaaggcGCCAGCAGCTTGAGGCCAGGGGCCCTCTTCTTCAGCCGCACCAAGACGCCCCCAGGTAAGGGTGGAGGAAAAGGGGTCCTGTGTGGATGCAGGAGGGGACCCAGGTCCCTGGGTGTGAGGGGGGAGAGGCTAGAGGACCCAGGGTAGGAGGGTAGAGGGGCTGGGGGGGCTGGAACACTGCTGGATTTGGGCAGTAGTGCTCTGACCTGCACTCTGTAATGGGGCGGAGAGCCtgatcctctccctccctctgcagcCTCTGCCGGTGACCCAGCAGGGCCCAGCTATGCGGCCGCTACCCTGCAGGCCTCCACTGCCGCCTCCTCTCCGGTCTCCAAGGCCATGGGCAGCAGCTCCAAGGTGAACTCCCCACACCATGGGGACTAGCGTGGGTATGGGTCTGGGGAGCAGAGAAGCTCAAGCCTCATCCCTCAGCCTCAGGAGTCCCCCAAAGGAAAGAGGAAGTTGGATTTGAAGCAAGAAGAGAAGAAGACCACCAGCAAGCCGCCAGCCCAGACCACCCCACCTGCCCTCAAGAGACCCAAATGTGAGCAGCCTGGAGTCTGTGCCCTGGGGTGTAGAAGCCTGAGCTCCCTGAGGCCCGGGGGGAGGGGCCCTCAGAGGATGGGGGTGTTCTCAGGGCAAGGGGAAGGTACTTTAGCCTGGGTAGTGCTCACcggctgtcctctcctgtcccccagtGCCGGCTCCCACCCGTGCCCCGGCCACCGCACCAGTCTCTGCCCCAGCACGGGGGGCAGCGCCAGCGAGACCTCGAGGAGAAGGCGCTGAGTCCAGGGGGTCCCGTGCTGGCCCGCAGGAACTGGGGAAGATCCTTCAGGGCGTGGTGCTGGTGCTGAGCGGCTTCCAGAACCCCTTCCGTTCGGAGCTCCGGGACAAGGCCCTGGAATTGGGCGCCAAGTACCGGCCAGACTGGACTCCTGACAGCACCCACCTAATGTAGGCCTGTGCCCCCTGCCGGCCACCCCTCCACACTTTCTTCTGTGCCCATCTTTCCCTCATGTCCTGTGTCTCTCGTTTCTCCCACACCCAGCTCTCTCTCCACCGTCTCGCGCTTTCCTGCGCCCCTTGTGGGACTCGTTCTCCTCCACCCCTACGTCGCACCTGACTGACACCCCCCCTGTTCTGCTCCCCCCAGCTGTGCCTTTGCCAACACCCCCAAGTACAGCCAGGTGCTCGGCCTGGGAGGCCGCATCGTGCGCAAAGAGTGGGTGCTGGACTGTCACCGCATGCGACGGCGGCTGCCCTCCCGAAGGTGAGGGGTCCCTGTGCCCGTCTGTGCCGCCCGAGTGTGCACACGCCAAGTATGTCGTCACGAGTGTGTCTGACTCAGAGGGCAGGGCAGATGGCTCCTCACACCCCCGGGGGCGCCATGTAAACGTTTGTAGGCCAGAGACGCCGGCTGCTCAGAGACAGAGCACGTCCCCCTATCCCCTCTGCCCCCCAAAAGTTTTTATACCTGCCGTTTGTCTCTCCAAAATCTGGACATTTCAAACTTGGAAACCagtctggctctgagagttcttTCTGTGAGCcatggtggggagccagaggtctgAGGGGGCCTGGGGAGGCTGGGAAGAGGGCTGGGCGTGTCTGGGGAGGAGGGTGCTGGGTGTGGGGTGGAGGAGTACATACAGGGAGGACGGCACAGCTGACAGTATTAGATTTCTTCCATTGCTCTGGATGCCCCAAACCCACCCATGGCTCCTCCACAGTGACCCAGACTGGCCTTGGAAAGAGCACAGCATgcgggggctgggctcgaacctgggacatgagcacgtggcaaagcagtgcactaagtgaGCTACTAAGCCAGTCCAGCATCTACTATTTTtagtttatgtttatttatttgatataggaagagaccccacagcattgaagctccactcagtgcagtggggccggGCTTGTGCCTGGGCCACAGACATGGCGGAGCAGTGCCCACCAAGGGAGCTCTTTTTTCCGCTTCTCCCGTGTGGCGGCCGGGGCTTTCAGTCCAGGTCTCCTCATGTGCTCTGCTAATACACAAGCTTCCCTGCTAGTAATGgttaagctttcttttcttttttctttctttctctctctctctctcttttttttttttaacctgagcactactcagctctggtttatggtggtgtggaggtcTCCTCACAGTGAACGTGGATTGAGTACTCTTGATCTGTTCATtaattccttgcactttgaggaGGAAACTTAACACAGCCCTCATtgatttgattgattgattttcactagtgcactgctcagctctggtattgaacctggggcctgggacatgaaagtctttttgcacaaccactgtgctgtctccccagcacctcCCTAACCCCGCTGATGCTTCACTGTCAACCCTCTGGCTTGAGCTGGAGCAGCAGCGGACAAAGACCCCGATCAAGACCCTGACCCCTCAGCTCCCCCGGCCCCACTCCCCGGAAACCACCATGGGCGGCCTGTCTGAGCACTGACCCTCCCCAGGTACCTCATGGCAGGGCCCGGCTCCAGcagcgagggcgagggcgagggcgagggcgactCCCACAGCAGCAACAGTGGGGACGAAGCCCCCAGGATCCCCCAGAAGGTGCGCTGCCCGGTGGGGttggacacggggggggggggatgttctgGGTCTCTGGTCCCTGCATAGCTCTGCCCTCCTCACTGATCCCCCCTCCCCTGTCAGCGCCCCCAGACCAAAGTCAGGCCCCCTCAGGCAGCAGGCCCCAGCTCACCTCAGAGGCCCCCAACCCCAGAAGAGACCAAACCAGCCTCACCAGCACCCCAGGAAGACAGCGACATTGAGGTGGAGCAGTCAGGTCAGCCTGCGGAAGGGCCTGGGCACccctgggtgtgggggaggagggctggGGGAAGAGTAGACTGTAGACCCAGGTTCTACAGTGTAAGAAGGGAAGGAACTGATAGTCTGAATTTGTGTCTTGGGAAGATAATGTTGGACCCTGGAGTTGGGGTTGGGGCCCTGTAGTGGGGTCTGAAGGGCAGCCGAGCTGGAGGGGCCGGAGGATGGAGGGAGGCCGGAGGATGGAGGGGCCTGTGCTCTGGCATGAGACTGGGAGGGTCAGTTGCCCGCCTGCCCCGATGACAATGCGGACACTGACAGAGCTTCCACCCGCAGGACAGGACAATGGGGCAGAAGATTCTGGGGACACTGAGGATGAGCTGAGGAGgtaggctgggggctgggtggcccACATCCAGGCTGGAGGGGCTCCTGGTCCCCACGCCCTCTGTCCCCCCCTTGGCTCCCCAGGGTAGCTGAGCAGAGGGAACAGAGGAAGCCCCCCGGCCAGGAGGAGAACGGCGAAGACCCATACGCAGGCTCCACCGATGAGAACACGGATGACGAGGGCCTGTCAGCATCTCCCAACCTGCCCATCCCCAAGCTTCCGGGTAGGCGGCCCCTCCCTCTGGAGGCTTTGTTCCCTGAATCTCAGCTGTGACGTGTCGTGTCTGCCAGTCCTGCCCCTCCTGCTTCCTTGTGTCCCCCACCCGCCTGGGCCACTTTGTCCTCTGAGGCCTTGTCCCTTCCCCTTGCCGCCTCCCATGTCTTCCCTGTTTAACACCCCTCCCGACTTCCCACTGTGCCCTTCATCACAGCCCAGCTTCAAGTTCACCCTTTGGCTTtctggaatgtggtggggggtgagtTATGCAATTCTTCACACCTCCCCCAGGCTTCAGGATGCCCTGGGGACTTTAAAGCCAGCAGGGACCCAAGTCCTACACCAGGGGTCACTTCCTTGAGTGGGAAAGGCCCTGCCACACTAGGCGGCATGGGCAGGAATCTCACTGGGTGTCCAGGTGGTGTTGGCATTTTTACTTTCACCACAGACATGGGATCCTGGTTGAGGTCTGGGGGACAGGTCAGGCCTCTGGTGGAGAAAGGGTCTGACTGGAGGTGTCATTCCCTGGCCCCCCAGGAGAGCCATTCCCACCTGTTTCCTAGAGCAGAGAAATACCTtgggctccagagtcccaagggTGGCACTCACAAATTCACATCCTGAAGAGGCAAGTTCAGACGTAGTTAAGGAAGAGCCCaagagggagtggggggtggggggagaggagaaagagagagaagagagagagagagggggagagagagagggagggggcatccagcaaggcaggggCCAACTTTCCCTGGGGTGAAACAGCGTTGTAGTGACAGTAATTGGGTCTCTACCAAGAATAGCCCCTCACTGCCACGGGGGCTCAGAGGCCACAAGTTCAGTCGCTGCTACCACtttacgccagagctgagcagtgttccggtctctcctctctcatgttCTCTGTCATAATAAGTATTTTTATAAAGGTTTCTTtatactaatgagaaagagagagggagatcatGCAGATGCCACAGCATCACTGGCAGGtcaggtgctggggatggaactcaggacctcatgtggcAAGTCCAGCTGGGAACCCCTGGCTTGTCATGGGCGCCGCCACCAGGCCCTCCTCCCTGACCTGCTCGGCGTGTCCTGAGGCTCCTGCTGGTGCCAGCAGCTCCAGGGGTCTCACACtcgtctctccccgtctccctgcAGACTTCTTCCAGGGCAAGCACTTCTTCCTGTACGGGGAGTTCCCCGGGGACGAGCGGAGGATGCTCCGCAGATACGTCACAGCCTTCAGCGGGTCAGTGCAGGGCTGGGGCCTCCAGGGAGGGAGCGGTGGCCTGTGGAGGAGGGGCTGTGGCAAGGATGGAGCCNNNNNNNNNNNNNNNNNNNNNNNNNNNNNNNNNNNNNNNNNNNNNNNNNNNNNNNNNNNNNNNNNNNNNNNNNNNNNNNNNNNNNNNNNNNNNNNNNNNNNNNNNNNNNNNNNNNNNNNNNNNNNNNNNNNNNNNNNNNNNNNNNNNNNNNNNNNNNNNNNNNNNNNNNNNNNNNNNNNNNNNNNNNNNNNNNNNNNNNNaagccagagctgaacagggttctggaaaagaaaaaagatgagtgCTAGCAAGATagcttgcctgggaagatggcagCTTCCCGCTTACAGccagcccaggtctgagcccccactgcactggagggagctttggtgctgtagactcaaccctgtctccctctgtctggttttttgtttttttttgacttttttaaaaaatatttattcctgtgatctgggaggtggcacaatggataaagcactgaactctcaagcatgaggtcccgagttcaacccccagcagcacatgtaccggtgtaatgtctggttctttctctctctcctatcattctcattaataaataaataaaatatttttaaaaaatattgattcccttttgttgcccttgttgttttattgttgtagttattattattgtcattgttgttggataagacagagagaaatggagagaggagggaaagacagagacggggagagaaagacagacacctgcaggagttgtgaagcgactcccctgcagctggggagctgggggctccaactgggatccttacactggtccttgcgctttgtgcctcgtgtgtgcttaacccgctgcctccCAACTCCcctgtctctgtttttatctgataaagtcagcctggagctgtgaagccctggcaatgaaGAAAACAAAGTACTCAGGGATCAGGATGTCACGGGGAGGGGAAGCCAGGTCCTGCCATCCTGACGtggtctctgcctcctctcccgcCAGCGAGCTCGAGGACTACATGAGTGACCGGGTGCAGTTCGTGATCACGGCCCAGGAGTGGGACCCCAGCTTTGAGGAGGTGAGtcctgggaggagagggaggccCAGAGCTGCCTTTGCACCCtgtcctgccctcccctcctgcctcactctctcccctcttcacctacccccaccccacccccgcaggccCTCATGGACAACCCCTCCCTGGTCTTCGTCCGCCCCCGTTGGATCTACAGTTGCAATGAGAAGCAGAGATTACTTCCCCACCAGCTCTACGGGGTGGTGCCCCAGGCCTGAAGGACGAGCAGCCATGTGCCcccgcacacatgcacacacacaataaGCTTAATAAATGCGTCTTGGTTTGGAGCAGCGGCTCTCCTCACTTGGGAATCTCTAGGAGGTTGGTTTCTGTTTCTTCTGAGGGTCGGGCCTCTGGCACAGCACTCCAGATCAACCTAGATACTGTGCAGCTTTGCCttgtgtgggacccaggtttgagcctggtcccaccTCATTGAAGGTTCAGCGTTGTGacatctccttccttctctcatggggaaaacacacacacacacacacacacacacactgaaacacCTCCCCCATGTTTAACCCCATGCATCTCCTTAAAGGGGCTCTAGCCTACAAACTCACACTTAATGCTTCTAGAGAAGCTAAGGTATTTCCTTCTAGCATCTTCCTGAGtcattacctttttttaaattactggacagagtgtagtctgggaggtggcacagtggataaagcattggactccccagcatgaggtcctgagtttaatccctggcagcacatgtaccagagtggtatctggttctttctctcctatctttctcattagtaaataaataaattcttcttcttctagcgtttgccaataaataaataaatattactggatagagacagaaattgagaggaaagctggggatagagacagagagatacccataACCTtgctttgaagctttccccctgcaggtggggaacagggtcttgaaccggggcCCTCGTTCATTGTTCATGGTactgtgtgtccttaaccaggtgcaccaccgtctgaccTCTGGA
The DNA window shown above is from Erinaceus europaeus chromosome 2, mEriEur2.1, whole genome shotgun sequence and carries:
- the XRCC1 gene encoding DNA repair protein XRCC1 isoform X1; the protein is MPEIRLRHVVSCSSQDSTHCAENLLKADTYRKWRAAKAGEKTISVVLQLEKEEQIHSVDIGNDGSAFVEVLVGSSAGGAGEQDYEVLLVTSSFMSPSESRSNSNPNRVRIFGPDKLVRAAAEKRWDRIKVVCSQPYSKDSPYGLSFIRFHSPPDKDEVEASPQKVTKLGQFRVKEEDEGASSLRPGALFFSRTKTPPASAGDPAGPSYAAATLQASTAASSPVSKAMGSSSKPQESPKGKRKLDLKQEEKKTTSKPPAQTTPPALKRPKLPAPTRAPATAPVSAPARGAAPARPRGEGAESRGSRAGPQELGKILQGVVLVLSGFQNPFRSELRDKALELGAKYRPDWTPDSTHLICAFANTPKYSQVLGLGGRIVRKEWVLDCHRMRRRLPSRRYLMAGPGSSSEGEGEGEGDSHSSNSGDEAPRIPQKRPQTKVRPPQAAGPSSPQRPPTPEETKPASPAPQEDSDIEVEQSGQDNGAEDSGDTEDELRRVAEQREQRKPPGQEENGEDPYAGSTDENTDDEGLSASPNLPIPKLPDFFQGKHFFLYGEFPGDERRMLRRYVTAFSGELEDYMSDRVQFVITAQEWDPSFEEALMDNPSLVFVRPRWIYSCNEKQRLLPHQLYGVVPQA
- the XRCC1 gene encoding DNA repair protein XRCC1 isoform X2, translating into MPEIRLRHVVSCSSQDSTHCAENLLKADTYRKWRAAKAGEKTISVVLQVLLVTSSFMSPSESRSNSNPNRVRIFGPDKLVRAAAEKRWDRIKVVCSQPYSKDSPYGLSFIRFHSPPDKDEVEASPQKVTKLGQFRVKEEDEGASSLRPGALFFSRTKTPPASAGDPAGPSYAAATLQASTAASSPVSKAMGSSSKPQESPKGKRKLDLKQEEKKTTSKPPAQTTPPALKRPKLPAPTRAPATAPVSAPARGAAPARPRGEGAESRGSRAGPQELGKILQGVVLVLSGFQNPFRSELRDKALELGAKYRPDWTPDSTHLICAFANTPKYSQVLGLGGRIVRKEWVLDCHRMRRRLPSRRYLMAGPGSSSEGEGEGEGDSHSSNSGDEAPRIPQKRPQTKVRPPQAAGPSSPQRPPTPEETKPASPAPQEDSDIEVEQSGQDNGAEDSGDTEDELRRVAEQREQRKPPGQEENGEDPYAGSTDENTDDEGLSASPNLPIPKLPDFFQGKHFFLYGEFPGDERRMLRRYVTAFSGELEDYMSDRVQFVITAQEWDPSFEEALMDNPSLVFVRPRWIYSCNEKQRLLPHQLYGVVPQA
- the XRCC1 gene encoding DNA repair protein XRCC1 isoform X3, with amino-acid sequence MSPSESRSNSNPNRVRIFGPDKLVRAAAEKRWDRIKVVCSQPYSKDSPYGLSFIRFHSPPDKDEVEASPQKVTKLGQFRVKEEDEGASSLRPGALFFSRTKTPPASAGDPAGPSYAAATLQASTAASSPVSKAMGSSSKPQESPKGKRKLDLKQEEKKTTSKPPAQTTPPALKRPKLPAPTRAPATAPVSAPARGAAPARPRGEGAESRGSRAGPQELGKILQGVVLVLSGFQNPFRSELRDKALELGAKYRPDWTPDSTHLICAFANTPKYSQVLGLGGRIVRKEWVLDCHRMRRRLPSRRYLMAGPGSSSEGEGEGEGDSHSSNSGDEAPRIPQKRPQTKVRPPQAAGPSSPQRPPTPEETKPASPAPQEDSDIEVEQSGQDNGAEDSGDTEDELRRVAEQREQRKPPGQEENGEDPYAGSTDENTDDEGLSASPNLPIPKLPDFFQGKHFFLYGEFPGDERRMLRRYVTAFSGELEDYMSDRVQFVITAQEWDPSFEEALMDNPSLVFVRPRWIYSCNEKQRLLPHQLYGVVPQA